agatctgaatttgtccaaaattttatgaaaacaaacattctgacaaagtttcgggtagactggagcaaaaaagtggcctcacaagcttttcctttgatttgacctggtgacctactttttgaccccacatgaccctgattcaatCTTatcctaaagattatcaagacaaacattctgactaagtttcataaagattgagccacaactgtggcctctagtgttcacaagcttttcctttgatttgacctagtgacctagtttttgacccaacatgaccaagtttcgaacttgacctagaggtcattctgactaattctcatgagtttcaaacttaaattgtggtctctagagtgttaacaagatttccctttgatctggcctagtgacctagtttttgacccaacatgacccagtttcaaacttttgacctagagatcatcaagacaaccattctgaccaagcttcataaagattgagtcacaactgtggcctctagagtgttcacaagcttttcctttgatctggcctagtgacctagtttttgatcccacatgacccagtttcaaacttgacctggagatcatcaagacaaacattctgatcatgtttcataaagattaagtcacaactgtggcctctagagtgttcacaagctattcctttgatttgactaggtgacctagtttttgaccccacataacccagattcgttcttgaccttgagatcatcaagacaaacattctgaccaagtttcagaaagattgagtcacaaccgtggcctctagagtgttcacaagcttttcctatgatctggccttctgacctagtttttgaagccacaTGATCCTAGAGATCATCacgacaaacactctgaccaagtttcataaagattgggtcacaactgtggcctctagagtgttcacaaggcaaatgttgacagacgatgcACGCCGACGcacgccagacaatgaccggacacaatacctcaccttgagcacttcatgctaaGGTGAGCTATAAAAAACAATCATTGGGCATATCTAACCTAAGTTCTAAGTACTATTTCTACCATGaacaagtttaaaataaattctttacatAAGCTATCATTTCACCTCCATAATAATATGGCAGCTTTGCAAACTGTAGCTTTTTGTAggtaaaactagagttgtcacaggagtgacgaattatacccccacaatatggccttgtcacagaactaagccaatgtcaaagctgaacttgcttgacctttgacctactgacctcaaaatcaatagtggtcatctgctggtcatgatcaacctccctataaagtttcatgatcctcggcccaagtgttctcaagttattgtccggaaaaggtttaaatgacctttgacctttggaacccaaaataattatgggtcatctgatggtcatggcCAActtccctattaaatttcgtgatcctagtcccaagtgTTGTGAAGTTGTTGTCTGAAAACTGTTTTAAgtgtttcaggtcactgtgaccttgacctgtgacctgctgacctcaaaatcattacgggtcatctgctggtcataaccaccctcgctatcaattttcatgaccctaggcccaaacgttctcaagttatcatccggaaaccgtttaactgtttcatgttattgtgacctttacctttgacctactaacatCAAAGTCGAATAagacctgtatttaatcatgttacacttgtgtacaaaaatttaagatcctagacccaagcgttctcaagttatcatcttgaaaccgtttaattgttccgagtcactgtgaccttgacctttgacctacagacctcaaagttgaacttgacctgtatttcctgatgttacatctgtgtaccaaaatatatgatcataggcccaagcgttctcaaattatcatccggaaacctttttaactgttcagggtcactgtgaccttgacctttgacctattgaccccaaattcgaacctgacctgtattttctgatgttacacctgtgtaccaaaaaatattcaaatcagtcaagcctttcatgagttatcatccggaaactacaaaaaccaacggaccgaccgaccgccaagctcactcctatataccccccaccccaccaaactttgttttgtgggggtataaagaAAACTTATGATTGAAAACTCAAGGAAGATACAAGCTTGACAGAGGCTTATAAAGAACAAGAAAGAAACATTAAGCGTAAATTAAGCATAAATCACTCGCCAGAGTTTCAAagcttgcttgaacaattttggtggaGGGCTGTTGCACAGGGAAGATATCTCTGACCTTATTTTGAAACTGAAAGTGTTTCTCACAAAATTTcccatatactgtaaaatcattttatttcttggacatgaaatttcatggttttagaTAAAACAGCTATTTAATGGGGATAAAAATAGGTGGATTTTGATCTCTGACCATAAAATGGATGGGAAGTTTACTTCTTTGTTGGCATTTAATTTCATGAACTGACTCGACCATGAAACTAACAAAAATTAGTCCCCTGATGAATATTGATGATTTGACTGTAgtcatatagagaaaactagcccCACCATAAGGCTTGAATGTCACAGAAGACGAAATTATTCTCAAATCCAGAAAGCTATTTCCAagaaaatttttaacatttttcattttggttgccatggtgaacagaattctgcatggatgacCTAGATATAAAGGAATCTGAAAGCAGACTACCTAAGAAACATTCCAATGAAGTACCATTGAAATTGGTTGGAAGTTTATGAGGATATAGTTTTTAAAGAAATCGAGGAGGTACGACAGAACAACATACATCTAACAATCCTAAAAGTTCACAATGAGAACTTCTTGCTGAGGTGAACTAAACATTTATGACCTCTCTGCAAGGGACAGATTAGCCTCCAAGACACCAGAAAGTCAATTTAATACTATCCTACCGCAACTGGCACAATTTATGTACGTCTGCACAAGTCAGATGGTGTATATACCATGTACATTTTATCTGAATAAGTAACTCACTCtttatataagtaataaaatctataagaacaagagcaccgccttgagggtgcagatgctcatctgatttttttgtctcagtgtaatagaaatattgtcctacccatgattttctaagtccaaaaggggccataattcttgcaaaaagcaatgtagagttaaggtacttgctgtgcagagtcagcttttaattgcgaataactgctccaagttttaaagcaatagctttgactgttaaggagaaaagttgacctaaacacaaaaccaagaaatctgatattttctaagtccaaaatgggtcataattcttgcaaaaagcaggatggaattatgtttcttgctgtacagaatcagcttttaatggtgaacaagGTGGCAAGTTttgaagcaatagctttgatagtttaggagaaaagcttacctaaacacaaaacttaaccatgaaatctgattttctaagtccaaaaggggccataattcttgcaaaaagcaggatggagttacatttcttgttgtacagagtcagcctttaatggtgaacaagtgttgcaagtttcaaagcaatagctttgatagttaaggagaaaagttgacctaaagataaaacttaaccaaaaaatctgatattttctaagtccaaaagaggccataattcttacaaaaagcaggatggagttatgtttcttgctgtacagagtcagctattgatggtgaacaagtgttgcaagttttaaagaaatagctttgatagtttaggagaaaagctaacctaaacataaaacttaaccaggcaacgccaacgcccacgccgatcaagtgatgacaataactcatcttttcccccccaaaaatcagatgagctaaaaatcctttggaagcacagaacacaacaAGCAAAACATTAGCAGACTTGGTTTGTCTTTGTTTGTTAATACGAGAGGTAACAAAATATGCAACACCCTCAGGCTCCCAGCAGCACTGTGAGTTCTATGCCCAGTAGCACTGTGAGTCCTATGCCCAGCAGCACTGTGAGTTCTATGCCCAGTAGCACTGTGAGTCCTATGCCCAGCAGCACTGTGAGTTCTATGCCCAGCAGCGCTGTGAGTTCTATGCCCAGTAGTACTGTGAGTTCTATGCCCAGTAGCACTGTGAGTTCTATGCCCAGCCAGTAGCACTGTGAGTTCTATGCCCAGCAGCACTGTGAGTTCTATGCCCAGCAGCACTGTGAGTTCTATGCCCAGCAGCACTGTGAGGTCTATGCCCAGTAGCACTGTGAGTTCCATGCCCAGCAGCACTGTGAGTTCTATGTCCAGTAGCACTGTGAGTTCTATGCCCAGCAGCTCTGTGAGTTCTATGCTGTGAGTTCTATGCTGTGAGTTCTATGCCCATCAGCACTGTGAGTTCTATGCCCAGTAACAGAGTGAGTTCTATGCCCAGCAGCACTGTGAGTTCTATGCCCAGCAGCACTGTGAGTTCTATGCTGTGAGTTCTATGCCCAGCAGCACTGTGAGTTCTATGCCCAGTAACAGAGTGAGTTCTATGCCCAGCAGCACTGTGAGTTCTATGCCCAGTAGCACTGTGAGTTCTATGCCCAGCAGCACTGTGAGTTCTATGCCCAGCAGCACTGTGAGTTCTATGCCCAGTAGCACTGTGAGTTCTATGCTGTGAGTTCTATGCCCAGCAGCACTGTGAGTTTTATGCCCAGTAGCACTGTGAGTTCTATGCTGTGAGTTCTATGCCCAGCAGCACTGTGAGTTCTATGCCCAGTAGCACTGTGAGTTCTATGCCCAGCAGCACTGTGAGTTCTATCCTGTGAGTTCTATGCTGTGAGTTCTATGCCCAAGCAGCACTGTGAGTTCTATGCCCAGTAGCACTGTGAGTTCTATGCCCAGTAGCACTGTGAGTTCTATGCCCAGCAGCACTGTGAGTTCTATGCTGTGAGTTCTATGCCCATCAGCACTGTGAGTTCTATGCCCAGCAGCACTGTGAGTTCTATGCTGTGAGTTCTATGCCCAGCAGCACTGTGAGTTCTATGCCCAGTAGCACTGTGAGTTCTATGCCCAGCAGCACTGTGAGTTCTATGCTGTGAGTTCTATGCCCAGTAGCACTGTGAGTTCTATGCCCAGCAGCACTGTGAGTTCTATGCCCAGTAGCACTGTGAGTTCTATGCCCAGCAGCACTGTGAGTTCTATGCCCAGTAGCACTGTGAGTTCTATGCCCAGCAGCACTGTGAGTTCTATGCTGTGAGTTCTATGCCCAGTAGCACTGTGAGTTCTATGCCCAGCAGCACTGTGAGTTCTATGCCCAGTAGCACTGTGAGTTCTATGCCCAGCAGCACTGTGAGTTCCATGCCCAGCAGCACTGTGAGTTCTATGCCCAGTAGCACTGTGAGT
This window of the Mercenaria mercenaria strain notata chromosome 5, MADL_Memer_1, whole genome shotgun sequence genome carries:
- the LOC128557345 gene encoding uncharacterized protein LOC128557345 gives rise to the protein MPSSTVSSMPSSTVSSMPSSTVRSMPSSTVSSMPSSTVSSMSSSTVSSMPSSSHCEFYAQQHCEFYAVSSMPSSTVSSMPSNRVSSMPSSTVSSMPSSTVSSMPSSTVSSMPSSTVSSMPSSTVSSMLSTVSSMPSSTVSSMPSSTVSSMPSSTVSSMLSMPSSTVSSMPSSTVSSMPSSTVSSMPSSTVSSMPSSTVSSMPSSTVSSMPSSTVSSMPSTTVSSMPSTTVSSM